Genomic segment of Acidobacteriota bacterium:
ATCGCGGACCTACCCGCGCGCGGCGTAACAGTTTTGCTGCTGCCGGCAGAAAACCGACCAAGCGAGAAACCGCTTGCCAAGGCGATCACCGATCAAGACGGCCGCTTTCAACTGACGGGTGTGCCTGCCGGTCAGCATCTACTCCAGGCCTTCGCCCCCGCGCTGGTAGCTCGAGGCGACAACATGATCGGCGGTTCGGGGAAGCTCATCCATATAACCGCCGGTGAGTCTATCGAAGGCATCGACATTGCTCTGACTCGCGGCGCGGTGATTACCGGACGAGTGACCGATGCCGATGGCCAACCTCTCATTCAGGAAAATGTTCGGCTGTTCGCCGTATCCGAACAAGGCAGGAAAGAATCGATCCATTTGCCTAACGCTTCCTTTGCTACTTATGCTACGGACGACCGCGGGGTGTATCGAGTATTTGGTTTGCCGCCGGGCCGATACATCGTCTGCGTAGGTATGGATACTGGCGCGCCGACCAGCAGGATGGCTTCAGGGAATACATATTATCCGGCCACCTATCATCCTGACGTAGCCGATGAGGCGAAGGCTACCGTGGTTGAAGTGTCGGCCGGGAGTGAAGCTACCGGCGTGGACATAGTGCTCGGGCGCGCTTCGAAGGCTTACTCGGCATCGGGCCGAATAGTCGACGCGAATACCGGCAAGCCAATAGTAGCTATGCAGTACGGCTCCGCTTCACTAGATTCTGGCGGGCGCCAGGTTTTTGCAACGAGCTCCGGGGCTTCAACCTCCGGAGCGAGAGGAGAGTTCCGGATCGACGGGCTGGCGCCCGGGCAGTATTCCGCTTACGCAGTTCCAATCCCCGATAGTGAGATGTACAGCGACACAGCTCCATTCACGGTCAACGACAGTGATGTCGCCGGGCTTGAGATCAAGGTTCGTCGCGGGTCAACCATAATCGGCTCGGTGATCATCGAAGGGGCCGAAGGTCAGCGAGGAGCGCCTCCCCTTTCTGAAGTGCGAGTGGGCATTTCCTCTGGCTTAGTGAACGCAGCTCCCCGGAATCGTTTACTGAGCATCGCTGCCGACGGTAGCTTTCGCGTGACGGGGCTACCGCGGGGGGTCGCGAACTTTCATGTTTTTACCTATCCCTCCAATACAGGGCTAACGCTCGTCCGCGTGGAGCGCGACGGAGTGGAGCAGAAGAATGGTGTCGAAATCGGCGTAGCAGGGGAGATTTCGGGAGTCAGAGTTGTGTTTGCTTACGGGAGCGGGACGATACGCGGGCAGGTGCAGATGGAAAGCGGTGAGATCCCAGCCGGCGCAATGATGTTCCTCTCCATTCGACGAATCGGAGCTGCTCAGAATCAAGGGAGGAGACCGCCATATCCCGATTCGCGCGGCAGGTTCGCGATCGACGGACTTCTGCCCGGCGAGTACGAACTCTCGCTCACCGTTCAAGTCAGACAAGTCGCCGGTAGTCCTCAAATAGGCCCGAAGTCAGTGAAGAAGACGGTCACGGTCACAAACGGAGCAGAAACGCAGGTCACGATGGTCGTGGACTTGAACGAAAAGAATCAATAGCCTGGGCGTTCGGTTTCAAGGAATTGAATTGAAACACAAACTCCTCTTTGTAACGGTTTTGCTTCTCATGGCCTCAGCAGGGTTAGGGGTGAATAGTCTGGGCCAGACCGCCAACCAAACGCCCACGCAAAAGACTAATGAGCGAAGCGCAGGCTCGATCACCGGACGCGTAGTCAATGAGAGCGGCCGCCCCATGCCCAACGCAAAAGTCTCGGTCTACGGCATGGGTAGACAGACAGTCCGCCGAACAGTCATCACAGACGAAGCCGGCAAGTACGTGGCTGATGCTCTTCCTCGCGGCTCATACGCGGTCGTGGCGCAGGCCAACGGATACGTTTTGTCTCGAGACCCGCGCGATCCGTTTCACTACAGACCGGGCGACACTGTGAATCTTACTTTGAAGAAGGGCGCTGTGATCACCGGGGCGGTGACGAACTCGGATGGCGAGCCGGTGGTGGGCGTGCCGATAAGCGTGATTCTCGTTCGTGACGGGCAAGGCCGCCCCATCGGCGCTACCTTTGGCCAGGCGAGATTCACTGACGACCGCGGGGTCTACAGATTTTTTAGCTTGCCCGCCGGCACGTACATAGTTGCCGCGGCCCTGAGGACCGCAGGCTCGTTGATGCAGACCCCATACGGCGACGACGCTCCAACCTACTATCCTTCTTCAACGCGAGACACGGCAGCCGAGGTTTCGCTTCATGACGGTGCTGAAGCGACGGGCATCGACATCCGCTATCGCGGAGAGCGAGGCTACGCGGTGAGCGGTACGATTGCCGACGCATCTTTTACGAACTCGTTAGTAGCCCCTGTTATTGTGCTGTTGATCCGCGCCTCGAACGATATGCTGGAAGCGCAAGCCTTCGTTCAGCCGCGAGCCGGCGAGCGAGCGTTCGCCTTCTACGGCGTGCCTGATGGCGACTATTACCTGAGCGCGCGCCGGGGTTCTTCCGAGAGCGATGACGGAGCCATCTCGAAGCGCGTTCCAGTGAAGTTGAGGGGCCGTGATGTCACCGGGGTTGGAATCAGCCTCGTGCCTCTTGGCTCAATTGCCGGGCGCATGACCCTCGACGTGACTACCCGGAACCTCAAGTGCGAAACGACGCCGGCGCCTGCGATTGAAGAGACTCTCATCACTGTACAGACAGACGAGACGGATAGCTCGGACCCTTCTTCCCGCTTCGCGTCCGGAATGAACGCGCCGGACAGCAAGGGCGACTTCCTATTCCAGGGGCTTCGAGCCGGGCGTTATTTGCTCGACACCAGGCGGTTGCTGGACGAAGCGTGGTACGTGCGGGCGTTCACCGTTCCAGGACCGACTAACACGCCGCTGGATGCCAGTCGCAGCGGGATTTCCGTGAGGCCAGGTCAACGGATCAATGGGATCAGAGTTGTGCTTGGCGAAGGCGCCGCTTCGCTTCGCGGACGAGTGGCCGCCGGCAAGGAAGGCGCCTCGCTGCCTGATCGTCTGCGCGTTTATCTGCTGCCGGCCGAGCCAGATTCCGCCGGCGATATATTGCGCTTTTTCGATGCAGAGCTTCAGAGCGACGGCTCGTTCAAGCTCACGAATCTCGCGCCTGGCCGTTACCTTGTAGTCGCTCGCCAGCGTTCAGAGGAAGAAGCAAAGCAGAGGTCGCCTCGCCCGCTGGCCTGGAACGCGACAGAAAGGGCCAACCTGCGCCGCCTTGCGGAAGTCTCGAACACGACCTTGGAATTAAAGCCCTGTCAGCGCGTCTCGGACTACGAGCTTCGCTATTCGCCGCCGAAAGAAGCGCCAAGAGATAAGCGGCCTTAGATCGCTCGCAAATCGCGCCTTCTACATTTCCGGTCCGGCTTGGAGTGGCGATACTCAACAGCGACAAAGCCAACGGGACACTTCAAGATTCAGGGTTCGTTGCTGCCGCTTGCCGATGTAGGCGCTGGCAGATAACATTCCGGTAGTGCCAAGCAAACCTCGTCGAAAGGAATACTCAAATGAATTTCAAGAAGCTCGTTCTCTGTGCAGCAATGATCTGCGCATTCGCCGCCATTGCAGTTGCTCAAGGCAACCGCGGCAAGGCTGAAGCCACTATCAAAGGAAAGCTGATCACGATCGACTACGGCCGGCCGCCAATCGGGAAGCACAGCGTTTCCGAACTCCCTGTCGGAGGCGTATGGCGAATAGGCATGAATGCAGCTACGCGGATCGAGACGGCGGGCGACCTCGGGGTCGGAGCTGAAACGGTCAAAGCCGGGACGTACACTCTCTGGATCAAGCGAACCGGAGACAGTAGCTGGGTGCTTGCGTTTCATCCGAAAACGGAAGGCGCACCCGGCAAGCCTCTATGGGGCGCACCTCCTCAAACCGCCGGCTTCATCGCCGAGACGCCTCTCAAGCTCGAAAAGGCAAAAGACTCCGTCGATCAAGTGACGATCACGCTCGCAGACGCCAAGGGTAAAGCAGCGTTCAAAGTTCAATGGGGAACCGACGTCCTGACTGGCTCGTTCGACGTGAAGTGAGATGCGCATATCGAACTGACCGTCGCATTAGACGAAGAAGGGCTGCTCTCTACGAGCAGCCCTTCCTGCTTGAGAACACTCAACCGATCAGAGGCTTACCTCTGAGACCCGGTTGCCGCGCGCTCTCCACCGGCCTTCTGACTGTCCACGGTGAAATCGAAGAACGCATTCATCATCTCGTCCCATGTCTGCTCGCCGAATCTGACCTCCTTCGTCGGATCCGGATTGCGCGGGTTCTTGGCCGAGTTGTCGTAATGCGCGACCGCTTCGATGCGAGTACCTTTCGGTACTGCGAGCGGCTTTATCGGATAGTAGTAGACCTGCCAGTTGAAATTGTATCGCGGAACGGAGAGCAGAATCTCTGAGCGTCCATCGGGATAGATCGCGCGATAGGTGATGTCTTTCCCGCGCAGATGCATGTGAGGCATCAGGCTGATTATGTGCGAGTCCTGCTCGAACTCGTAGACGGATTTCACTTCGTAGTTCTGAGCGCCCGCCGGAATCACAAACTTGATATCGAACGCTGCTTTTGTGTTTACGATCTTGTCGACCGGACCTTTCGCGAAGATCAGTCCCACCGTCGAGCGGTCCTTCGCTTCTTTTCCGTTTGGCGTGTAGTGCATCTGAAAGATCAGTTGTGAACCCGCTTTGATCAGCTTGGCCTGTCCGGGCTTGGCAACAAAAGGAGTCTGCCCCGGCGAGAGCGCGCCGAGAATTCCGTCACCGATGTTGAACTTGCGCGCCTGTCCGCGCTGACGCGCTTGCTCTCCAGGTTCGCGCACATACATCACGATGTGATGCACCACCGAGAGATTGCCGGCGCGCGCTTCGAGAGCTTGAATGTAGCGATCCTCTTTGAAGTTTGTCGGCACGCTGAAGTACTGATAAGGCACCGAGCCCTCGGCCGGCACGGTGAATTCCGCAGGCATCTGAAAGACGAGGTCAGGTTCACCGATCTGCCATCCGCTGGCAAGCTTGGGAAGCGTCGGCAAGTCCTTCGGATTCCCTTCGCTGGCGCCCTGGTCAATCCACGCGACGACCGTGTCGATCTCCTTCTGATTGAGCCGCCGGTCGTTCTCCCATTTGCCGTATTGGGAGTCAAGATGCCAGGGCGGCATCTCACGCGTAGCGATCTTCTCGCGGATCGACTTGGCCCAGGGTCTGACCTCTTTATAAGTCAGCAGCGACATTGGCGCGATCTCACCGGGCCTGTGACAGCCGATGCAGTTCTTGTAGAAGATTGGAGCGATGTTTTTGGAGAAGGTCAACGACGCCTTGCTGTCACCGCTCACGGTATTCGACCCAACCAGAGCAATGATGAAGCAAAACGCGGACGCGAGCACAACCAGACCAGCCTTTTTCATGTGCGACCCCACGAGTTTTCTTTATGCGCGGTCTTGAGTCCGCGGACTAGGATTCTTGCGACTCAATTAGGTTCCACTGGCGCAACAGATTCTATGAGTACGCCTCCTCGAAGTCAATGGGTCAACGGGGGTACCGGATGAACTCCTGTTCCGGGTGAGCAAATCGGGCAACAGCCACACGATATGGAGCGGCGCGAGAAGCGTCCCGTTTACTTTTTGCGCTTTTCTCACAAAGAAGCGGAGAGGCTGCTGTGTCGTTGGCTGGAACGCGAGTTGCCGCGATCATCGGTGCATCTTATCAATCAGGAGGAAGCATAATGTTAAAGAGAACCGCAGCAATTGTCCTGGCCGCTACCTTCCTTTCTCTGGCCATCGCGCCGGAGACGCTTGCGCAACGTTATCGAAGGGCCGGTGACCGCCGGTCGGTAGCTACAAGCTACAATAGTCGCGGCGTGGCGGGGACGCGCTATTACGCGCAACCGTACTACAGCGGGGTCGGTTCACGTTATTACGGGCAGCCGTATCGCAGTAGCGTCGCCGGAACACGTTATTACGGACAGTCGTACGATCGCGGCTATTACGGCCGATACGATCGCGGCCGCTCTACGCGGAACCTGGCTCTGACAGTAGGAGCGCCTGCGGCAATCGGCGCCGGCATCGGAGCACTGGCGGGCGGCGGTAAAGGCGCTGGCATCGGAGCGCTTGTTGGAGGCGGAGGCGGTGCATTGTTCTACCTGCTCAACAACCGACGCGGTCGCCGCTAAGAATAAGGTTCAGGGTTCAGGGTTCAGCGTTCAGGGTTCAGCGTTCAGAGTTGAGAGTTCAGCGTTCAGAGTTGAGAGTTCAGCGTTCAGAGTTGAGAGTTCAGCGTTCAGAGTTGAGAGTTCACTGTTCCGCGTTCAAAGTTGATCGTCGGTTTCGACAACCTGAACCACGAACCCGGAACCATTGAACCAAGCAAAAGACATTGGTAGCCGTCCGCCGGCTACCAATGTCTTTTCGTGTCTCAGGGCACTGACCTTGTGTCGACCAACAAGCCAACTGTAGACTTCCTGCCTGAGTTTCAGCTTCAACAATCTGAAAATAATGCGATGCTCCGAATAATCAATGTCGTCGGCGCCCGGCCAAACTTCATGAAGATAGCGCCGGTGCTCAACGAGATGCGTCGGCGCTCAAATCGAATCGAGCCGCTGCTCGTCCACACTGGACAACACTACGACGAGTCGATGAGCGACTCG
This window contains:
- a CDS encoding carboxypeptidase-like regulatory domain-containing protein; the encoded protein is MYSLERRTVLAATMIVTIVATAHSWTPVQSSQTTEATCSISGRVMIADLPARGVTVLLLPAENRPSEKPLAKAITDQDGRFQLTGVPAGQHLLQAFAPALVARGDNMIGGSGKLIHITAGESIEGIDIALTRGAVITGRVTDADGQPLIQENVRLFAVSEQGRKESIHLPNASFATYATDDRGVYRVFGLPPGRYIVCVGMDTGAPTSRMASGNTYYPATYHPDVADEAKATVVEVSAGSEATGVDIVLGRASKAYSASGRIVDANTGKPIVAMQYGSASLDSGGRQVFATSSGASTSGARGEFRIDGLAPGQYSAYAVPIPDSEMYSDTAPFTVNDSDVAGLEIKVRRGSTIIGSVIIEGAEGQRGAPPLSEVRVGISSGLVNAAPRNRLLSIAADGSFRVTGLPRGVANFHVFTYPSNTGLTLVRVERDGVEQKNGVEIGVAGEISGVRVVFAYGSGTIRGQVQMESGEIPAGAMMFLSIRRIGAAQNQGRRPPYPDSRGRFAIDGLLPGEYELSLTVQVRQVAGSPQIGPKSVKKTVTVTNGAETQVTMVVDLNEKNQ
- a CDS encoding carboxypeptidase-like regulatory domain-containing protein is translated as MKHKLLFVTVLLLMASAGLGVNSLGQTANQTPTQKTNERSAGSITGRVVNESGRPMPNAKVSVYGMGRQTVRRTVITDEAGKYVADALPRGSYAVVAQANGYVLSRDPRDPFHYRPGDTVNLTLKKGAVITGAVTNSDGEPVVGVPISVILVRDGQGRPIGATFGQARFTDDRGVYRFFSLPAGTYIVAAALRTAGSLMQTPYGDDAPTYYPSSTRDTAAEVSLHDGAEATGIDIRYRGERGYAVSGTIADASFTNSLVAPVIVLLIRASNDMLEAQAFVQPRAGERAFAFYGVPDGDYYLSARRGSSESDDGAISKRVPVKLRGRDVTGVGISLVPLGSIAGRMTLDVTTRNLKCETTPAPAIEETLITVQTDETDSSDPSSRFASGMNAPDSKGDFLFQGLRAGRYLLDTRRLLDEAWYVRAFTVPGPTNTPLDASRSGISVRPGQRINGIRVVLGEGAASLRGRVAAGKEGASLPDRLRVYLLPAEPDSAGDILRFFDAELQSDGSFKLTNLAPGRYLVVARQRSEEEAKQRSPRPLAWNATERANLRRLAEVSNTTLELKPCQRVSDYELRYSPPKEAPRDKRP
- a CDS encoding DUF2911 domain-containing protein, whose protein sequence is MNFKKLVLCAAMICAFAAIAVAQGNRGKAEATIKGKLITIDYGRPPIGKHSVSELPVGGVWRIGMNAATRIETAGDLGVGAETVKAGTYTLWIKRTGDSSWVLAFHPKTEGAPGKPLWGAPPQTAGFIAETPLKLEKAKDSVDQVTITLADAKGKAAFKVQWGTDVLTGSFDVK
- a CDS encoding cytochrome c, coding for MKKAGLVVLASAFCFIIALVGSNTVSGDSKASLTFSKNIAPIFYKNCIGCHRPGEIAPMSLLTYKEVRPWAKSIREKIATREMPPWHLDSQYGKWENDRRLNQKEIDTVVAWIDQGASEGNPKDLPTLPKLASGWQIGEPDLVFQMPAEFTVPAEGSVPYQYFSVPTNFKEDRYIQALEARAGNLSVVHHIVMYVREPGEQARQRGQARKFNIGDGILGALSPGQTPFVAKPGQAKLIKAGSQLIFQMHYTPNGKEAKDRSTVGLIFAKGPVDKIVNTKAAFDIKFVIPAGAQNYEVKSVYEFEQDSHIISLMPHMHLRGKDITYRAIYPDGRSEILLSVPRYNFNWQVYYYPIKPLAVPKGTRIEAVAHYDNSAKNPRNPDPTKEVRFGEQTWDEMMNAFFDFTVDSQKAGGERAATGSQR